The Paenibacillus sp. FSL R7-0345 DNA segment TGAAGGCCAGGTTATCGGCTCGGAGCCTGCAGAAGGCAGTGAATATGATCCGGAGACGGCTACATTTGTTGTGTTCGTCAGCAAAGGGCAGGAAAGCAAGCCGATGCCTGATCTGACAAACAAGACGCAGAATGATGCCAAAGCTATACTGGAAGGCATGGGTCTGGTCCTTGATGAAGTCAGTAAGGATACCAGTTATTCCGTCGAAGAAGGAAAAATTACCAAGCAGTGGCCTTATGAGCAGGGTGATCTGGTATCCCCTGGCGATAAGATCTCTATTTCCGTGAGTACAGGATACCCGCCGGAAGCACTGAATTATACGTTCAACGTGCCTGTGGCGCCATCCAGTGAAGGCAAGAAGACCAAGATCCGGATCGTTTATTCCGATGCCCGCAATAACGGCGAGCCGCAGGAATGGGGAACACGCACAATCGCCAAGTCCCAGGAGCTGTCTGTAAATCTGGTTCTTGCTCCTAATAAGGACGGTGCCGTCTCCATCTATCAGGACGGTGAATACATCGAAGCTTTTGAGGTACGCTATTCCGATGCGAAGAATGGTACGGTCCAGCAGCCGGAGCCGCCTGCAACGCAGACGCCGGAGCCTACTGTAGCGCCAACCCAGGCACCTCCGGATCCGACGATCGAGCCGGAAATTCTGCCGCCGGATTCTCCCGGAGATGAGGAGAATACAGGTGAGGCCGAACAGACGGGATTTCTGACGGAGGAAGCTGCCCAGGCCAAGCAGGCCGGAAATGCCCACGGTAATGGCAAGGGAAACGGTAATGGCAACAATAAAGATAAGAGCAAAGACCATTAACTAAGATAAGCTGCACAGCCTTTCTATACACAAGAAGGCGGTGACAGCAGCAGGATGACCCGGGTTGAATCTACGCTTGGGTCATTTGTGCAAAATCCGGAGAGGAAGGCTCAATATGTATGCCTGAAGGTATTATTGTTAAAGCGCTGAGCGGTTATTATTATGTGAAGCCGCTGCAGGATGGGAACATCGCGACGGAAGAAGAGGCGGTTCAGTGCCGGGGACGGGGGATTCTTAAGAAAAAGGGGACTTCACCGCTGGTTGGCGACAGAGTTCTTTATGTTTTGACCGAAAATGGTGAGGGGATGGTTGACGAAATCCTGCCCCGGGAATCCGAGCTGATCCGGCCGCCGGTAGCCAATGTCAAGCTGGCTGTGCTGCTGTTCTCGGTTCGTGAGCCGGATATGAATCTGAATCTGCTGGATAAATTTCTGGTACATATCGAGCATTCCGGTCTGGAGCCGCTGATTGTGCTGACCAAGCAGGATCTGGCTGAGGATGACGGCCAGGCTACAGCACAGGTGAAGGAGCTGTATGAAAATATCGGCTATGAGGTATTGGTCACCAGCTCCCTCAACGGCTCCGGCAGCGAAGAACTCCGTACGAGACTTGCAGGAGTAATCAGTGTGTTCTCAGGACAGTCTGGCGTAGGCAAATCAACGCTCCTGAACCGGCTTGTCCCCAGCCTGGAGCTGGAGACAGGCGAAATCAGCATGCGGCTGGGCCGCGGACGCCATACGACCCGCCATGTCGAGCTTATGGATATCGGCGGGGGAGGATTCGTCGCGGATACTCCCGGCTTCAGCCAGCTGGACTTTCTGGAGCTGGGAGTAGAGGAGCTGTCAGTCTGCTTCAGGGAGTTCGCCGCCTATGCGGAGAACTGCAAGTTCCGCGGCTGCAGCCATCTGCATGAACCGGGCTGCAAGGTTATTGAGGCCTGGCAGGCTGGTGAAATTGCAGACAGCCGTTACGGTCATTACAAGCTGTTTTATAATGAAATGAAGGACAAGAAACGGAGGTACTAACTTATGATCTTACTAGCCCCATCCATTCTATCAGCTGATTTTGCCGCCCTCGGAGCAGAAGTTGCCGTTGCAGAGGCCAGCGGCGGAGACTGGATACATGTTGATGTGATGGACGGCCATTTTGTGCCGAATATTACACTCGGCCCTCCGATTGTCAAAGCAGTCAAAGCCCATACGTCTTTACCGCTTGATGTCCATCTGATGATTGAGCATCCGGAACGTTACATTGCCGATTTTGCCGCTGCCGGTGCAGCCGTCATTACTGTACATGCCGAGGCTTGCGTGCATCTTCACCGTGTTATCCATCAGATTAAAGAGCTGGGCCTGATGGCCGGCGTGGCTATTAACCCGGGGACACCGGCTTCTGCTGTGCGCGAGGTGCTTGAGGATGTAGACATGGTGCTGGTGATGACCGTGAATCCGGGTTTTGGCGGACAGGCGTTTATTCCTAATACACTGCGCAAGATCCGGCAGATCCGTGAGTGGGCAGGTGAAATCAACCACCATAATCTGCGGATAGAAGTGGACGGCGGGATTGCGGAGAATACAGCCGGACTGGTGGCTGAGGCGGGCGCAGATGTGCTGGTTGCCGGAAATGCCGTATTTGGACGCCCTGACCGTGCAGCCGCCATACAGGCCATCCGGGAGGCCGCAGAGGCTGGTATCCGTTCATAAGCCTGCAAGGACAAGCATTAAGGGGATTAATGGTTTAAGGTATAGGCCAAGTTGTGGCCGCATAAATATGGTTACATGAGCAGAAATCTCATGTAGCCTTTTTTTGTACTTCAAGGGAGGTCTGCACCTCGTCAGGGTTATATGAGTAATATGAAATCCGGGTAGTCTCCTACCGTACGGCAACAATTGATGGGAGGGTTAATAATGAAATTTTACACGTTTAAGCTGCCAAGATTTTTGGGAGGTTTTGTTAAAGCGATCTTGAACACTTTTCAAAAGAGCTGAGTTTATAACAGAACAGAAAACATGAAAAAAAGCACCTTACGAATGTAAAGGGTGCTTTTTGCTTCATTCATATGAAAGATCGCTAGATCCTGGAATAATTCCAAGACTAAACGCGTTCAACTTTACCGGCTTTCAAAGCACGGGTGCTGACATACACGCGTTTCGGTTTGCCGTTCACAAGAATGCGGACCTTCTGAACGTTAACTCCCCAAGAACGACGGTTGCGGTTGTTAGCGTGAGACACGTGGTTACCGCTGCTCGGCTTCTTGCCAGTTACTGCACATTTGCGGGACATAGATTACACCTCCTTGTTACTTACACCTGCATAAAACAATACTTAAATATAATATCACAGCAAAAATTGCTACGTCAACCGATTCAAAAACATTTATTTCTTTTAGCTCTTATAGTACAATATAACTTAGTGCATTATGTCCAGTTAATCATAGAATTGATTAGGCATGAAGTTAGGAAGGGGAATTCTCATTGAGTAAGCGTTCTATAAACGGAGCAGATTTTACCGCAATGGTTCTTGCCGGCGCGGAGAAGCTGCAGCAGCATGCAGAGCACGTCAATTCCTTGAATGTATTTCCGGTACCGGATGGAGATACAGGAACCAATATGAATCTGACGATGACCGCAGGTGCGAACGAATTGAAAAAGAATAATACCGCCTCGGTCGGTCAATGTGCAGGAGTACTCTCCAAAGGTCTATTGATGGGCGCACGGGGGAACTCCGGCGTTATTTTGTCACAGCTGTTCAGAGGTCTTGGACGCTATGCCGCCCAATATGATGAGCTGAACACGCAGCAGTTCGCAGCAGCGCTGCAGACCGGTGTGGATACAGCCTACAAAGCAGTAGTAAAGCCTGTAGAAGGCACCATTCTTACCGTTGCCAAAGAAGCAGCCAGACATGCCGTATATTTTGCGCGCCGTACTACTGATATTACGGAGCTGATGACGGAAGTGCTGGCCAAAGCCAAAGAAGCGCTGGCTAATACGCCGGAGCTGCTGCCGGTTCTGAAGCAGGTCGGCGTAGTGGATTCAGGCGGACAGGGGCTTGTCTACATTTATGAAGGATTCCATCAGTATCTGACCAGCGGAAGTGCCGATGTACAGTATACAGCACAGGGACAAGCTCCCTCACCTGCCGCAGCGGCACCAGTACTGACCAAGCCGGTGAATGTACCTTCATCTGTACAGTCTTCGGCCCAATCCCAGCTACACACGGAAGATATTGAGTTTTTATATGATATGGAATTCTTCATTAACCGTCAGCTTGGCGGTACAGGAGCGAATTTCGATGAAGAAAAATTCCGGAAAGCGTTGTCAGTAAACGGCGACTCTATTATCGTCATTTCCGATGACGAAACCATTAAAGTTCATGTGCATTCGAAGACTCCGGGTGATGTGCTTAACCTTGCGCTCCTTTACGGGGAGATCACCCAGATTCATATCCTGAACATGCGTGAGCAGCATCGTGATCTGCTGACGGCAGGAATGGATATTGCGCCGATGCCTGAGCTGTTTGCCGAAATTCCGAAGGAGCACAGCACGGTGCAGGCACCTGCGGTACCGCCGGCGGATGATCTGGCTCCTTACGGCTTCATCGCTGTATCGTCCGGCGACGGCATTTCCGAGATCTTCAAAAGTCTCGGGGTTGATGTCGTGCTGGCCGGCGGCCAGACGATGAATCCGAGTACTGAGGATTTCGTAAATGCGATTTCATCGATCTCTGCGAAGCACGTATACCTGCTGCCGAATAACTCTAACATTGTCCTGGCTGCACAGCAGGCCAAGGAGCTGCTTGAAGGTGAACGTGAGGTTACTGTCATCCCGAGCAAGAGTATCCCGCAAGGGATAGCTGCTGCTTTCGCCTTCCAGGAGGATGATGCGGTAGATACGAACACCGAAAGTATGCTGGAGGCGATCTCCCTGGTGAAATCGGGACAGGTCACGAATGCGGTCCGCGATACCGTTATTGAAGAGCTGCAGATCAAATCCGGACAGTTTATCGGAATCTCCAATTCGAAGATTGTCGCGGCATCCGATGAGCTGCTGGCGGCAAGCCAGGCTCTGCTTGCTACAATGCTTGTTAATGGTGATGAAATTGTCACAGTGTTGACCGGCTCAGAAGCGGATGCAGGGGTTACAGAAGCGCTCGGCAACTGGCTGGAGGAAGCTTATCCGCAAGTGGAAGTAGAAGTACATGAAGGCGGGCAGCCGCTGTACTACTATCTTTTCTCTGTAGAGCCTTAGGTTGATATTATAGTTTGGGGAGGAAATTCATGAATCGTACGGTTATTGTCACAGACAGCACATCAGATATCCCGCCGGCACTGGCGGAGGCTTACGGCATTGAGGTTGTGCCGCTCACGCTAATGTTCGGAGAACAGGCTTTCCGGGATAATGTGGATATGACACCGGAGCAATTCTATGAGCGTCTTCCCCGCTCACAGCAGTTGCCAACCACCTCTCAGCCGTCACCGGTTGAGTATATGAATGTGTACCGCAGCATCATGGAACGTTATCCGGACAGCCCGGTCCTGTCCTTTCATATTTCATCCGGGCTGAGCGGAACCTACCAGTCTGCAGTGCTTGCCAAGTCGATGCTGGAAGAGGAAGGGGACCATATCACTGTAGTGGATTCGCTGTCCGCCTCCTACGGCTTCGGGTTTATGGTAGTTGCTGCCGGCCGGATGGCCGCGGAAGGCAAAGAGCCGGCGGAAATACTGGAGGCTGTTGAGAAGCTTCGGCAGTCCCGGAAGCTGTACTTTCTGGTTGATACGCTTGAATATCTGCAGAAAGGCGGCAGAATCGGCAAAGCGTCAGCCATTCTGGGTACGCTGCTGAATATCAAGCCGATTCTGTCCATTGATGCCGAGGGTATTATCTACGCGGTAGAGAAGGTCAGGGGCCGCAAAAAGGCGGTTGCCCGGATGATCGAGCTGTTCAAGAACGATCTGCCGGGTGTGGACAAAATCAACGTGGCCGTGGGTCATACGGCAGAACCGGCTTACGGCGAAGAATTTTTGAATGAGTTGGCCGGCCACTTTACTCTGGAAGAGAAGGTGCTGACCAATATCGGTCCGGTCGTAGGCAGCCATGTCGGCAACGGAACTTTAGCCGTGTTCATTTGGCCCGCGTAAATAGGGGATGAATAAGCTGCTATCACTTGATCAAATTGAAGTAAAACAAATAAATGGCGTGAGCGCTCAAAAGCAAAGCGAGCTTCACGCCTTTGGCATCTTTACTGTTAAGGATCTGCTGGAGTACTATCCGTTCCGTTACGAGGATTTCCGGCCTAAGTCACTAAGCGAGGTTAAGCATGGGGATAAAGCTACCCTGATTGCCAAAGTAATCGGAATTCCTGTATTGCAGCGGTACGGTGGGAAATCACGGATCAGCTGCAAAATGGTAGCCGAGCCGTGGATGTTCACGGCGACCTGGTTTAACCAGCCCTATGTCCGTGATCAGCTGACTGTGGGCCGGGAGATTGTAATCTCCGGCAAATGGGATCAGAAGCGCAGTCAGATAACAGTATCGAACTACGAGTTCCCTGACCGCGGCGAGGGCAAGACGGGGACACTGCAGCCGGTTTATTCAGTCGGCGGCAAGATTACCCAGACCTGGCTGCGCAAGATGATTAATCAGGGGATGCAGCAGTACGGCGAGCTGATTCCGGAAATCCTGCCGCAGGTCATCCTGCGTAAATATGACTTCATGCCGAGGAAGAAAGCCATAACCACCATCCATCAGCCGGAGGATACCCGGGAAGGGCAACAGGGGCGCCGCCGGATGGTCTATGAGGAGCTATTTCTGTTCCAGCTGAAAGTTCAGGCCTTCCGAGTGCTGAATCAAGGCAGAATGGACGGAGTGCGGCATACGGTTGATAATGCGACTGTACGCCAGTTCGTGCGCAGCCTGCCGTTTGAGCTGACCAATGCCCAGAAGCATGTAGAGCTGGAGATCTTGCAGGATATGCGTTCAGCAGCTTGTATGAACCGGCTGCTGCAGGGAGACGTGGGCTCGGGCAAGACGGTACTTGCCGCTATTGCGCTATATGCTTCGGTTAAATCGGGATTTCAAGGAGCACTGATGGTGCCGACCGAGATACTCGCCGAGCAGCATATGCGCTCCCTGACGAAAATGCTGGAGCCCTTCGGCATCACGGTCGGACTGCTGACAGGCAGTGTGAACGGCCGTAAACGTAAGGATCTGCTGGCTTCACTGCAGATGGGAATGATTGATATCGTGGTAGGCACCCATGCCTTAATTCAGGACGACGTGTTCTTCCGCGAGCTTGGCCTGGTTGTGACGGATGAGCAACACCGTTT contains these protein-coding regions:
- the rsgA gene encoding ribosome small subunit-dependent GTPase A — protein: MPEGIIVKALSGYYYVKPLQDGNIATEEEAVQCRGRGILKKKGTSPLVGDRVLYVLTENGEGMVDEILPRESELIRPPVANVKLAVLLFSVREPDMNLNLLDKFLVHIEHSGLEPLIVLTKQDLAEDDGQATAQVKELYENIGYEVLVTSSLNGSGSEELRTRLAGVISVFSGQSGVGKSTLLNRLVPSLELETGEISMRLGRGRHTTRHVELMDIGGGGFVADTPGFSQLDFLELGVEELSVCFREFAAYAENCKFRGCSHLHEPGCKVIEAWQAGEIADSRYGHYKLFYNEMKDKKRRY
- the rpe gene encoding ribulose-phosphate 3-epimerase; the encoded protein is MILLAPSILSADFAALGAEVAVAEASGGDWIHVDVMDGHFVPNITLGPPIVKAVKAHTSLPLDVHLMIEHPERYIADFAAAGAAVITVHAEACVHLHRVIHQIKELGLMAGVAINPGTPASAVREVLEDVDMVLVMTVNPGFGGQAFIPNTLRKIRQIREWAGEINHHNLRIEVDGGIAENTAGLVAEAGADVLVAGNAVFGRPDRAAAIQAIREAAEAGIRS
- the spoVM gene encoding stage V sporulation protein SpoVM, with product MKFYTFKLPRFLGGFVKAILNTFQKS
- the rpmB gene encoding 50S ribosomal protein L28, producing the protein MSRKCAVTGKKPSSGNHVSHANNRNRRSWGVNVQKVRILVNGKPKRVYVSTRALKAGKVERV
- a CDS encoding DAK2 domain-containing protein; translated protein: MSKRSINGADFTAMVLAGAEKLQQHAEHVNSLNVFPVPDGDTGTNMNLTMTAGANELKKNNTASVGQCAGVLSKGLLMGARGNSGVILSQLFRGLGRYAAQYDELNTQQFAAALQTGVDTAYKAVVKPVEGTILTVAKEAARHAVYFARRTTDITELMTEVLAKAKEALANTPELLPVLKQVGVVDSGGQGLVYIYEGFHQYLTSGSADVQYTAQGQAPSPAAAAPVLTKPVNVPSSVQSSAQSQLHTEDIEFLYDMEFFINRQLGGTGANFDEEKFRKALSVNGDSIIVISDDETIKVHVHSKTPGDVLNLALLYGEITQIHILNMREQHRDLLTAGMDIAPMPELFAEIPKEHSTVQAPAVPPADDLAPYGFIAVSSGDGISEIFKSLGVDVVLAGGQTMNPSTEDFVNAISSISAKHVYLLPNNSNIVLAAQQAKELLEGEREVTVIPSKSIPQGIAAAFAFQEDDAVDTNTESMLEAISLVKSGQVTNAVRDTVIEELQIKSGQFIGISNSKIVAASDELLAASQALLATMLVNGDEIVTVLTGSEADAGVTEALGNWLEEAYPQVEVEVHEGGQPLYYYLFSVEP
- a CDS encoding DegV family protein encodes the protein MNRTVIVTDSTSDIPPALAEAYGIEVVPLTLMFGEQAFRDNVDMTPEQFYERLPRSQQLPTTSQPSPVEYMNVYRSIMERYPDSPVLSFHISSGLSGTYQSAVLAKSMLEEEGDHITVVDSLSASYGFGFMVVAAGRMAAEGKEPAEILEAVEKLRQSRKLYFLVDTLEYLQKGGRIGKASAILGTLLNIKPILSIDAEGIIYAVEKVRGRKKAVARMIELFKNDLPGVDKINVAVGHTAEPAYGEEFLNELAGHFTLEEKVLTNIGPVVGSHVGNGTLAVFIWPA
- the recG gene encoding ATP-dependent DNA helicase RecG, encoding MNKLLSLDQIEVKQINGVSAQKQSELHAFGIFTVKDLLEYYPFRYEDFRPKSLSEVKHGDKATLIAKVIGIPVLQRYGGKSRISCKMVAEPWMFTATWFNQPYVRDQLTVGREIVISGKWDQKRSQITVSNYEFPDRGEGKTGTLQPVYSVGGKITQTWLRKMINQGMQQYGELIPEILPQVILRKYDFMPRKKAITTIHQPEDTREGQQGRRRMVYEELFLFQLKVQAFRVLNQGRMDGVRHTVDNATVRQFVRSLPFELTNAQKHVELEILQDMRSAACMNRLLQGDVGSGKTVLAAIALYASVKSGFQGALMVPTEILAEQHMRSLTKMLEPFGITVGLLTGSVNGRKRKDLLASLQMGMIDIVVGTHALIQDDVFFRELGLVVTDEQHRFGVNQRSVLRRKGYNPDVLTMTATPIPRTLAITVFGDMDVSTLSERPKGRVPITTYWVKHDLMERVLKLVNREVDQGRQAYLICPLIEESEKLDVQNAIDLHVQMSQAFPDYKVGLLHGRMTPAEKDEVMRAFYSNDIQLLISTTVVEVGVDVPNATLMIIMDADRFGLSQLHQLRGRVGRGQHASYCVLVADPKSEIGRERMTAMTDTDDGFEVSRRDLELRGPGDFFGTKQSGLPEFRLADMTADFEVLEQARDDAAMLLKDSSFWTSADYAPLRSYLQGEQIFQGEIID